Proteins encoded together in one Desulfosporosinus meridiei DSM 13257 window:
- a CDS encoding LysR family transcriptional regulator, which produces MTLQQLKYMIEVVNCGSINEAAKRLYITQPSLSSAVKELEAEIGVELFIRTSKGITLSVDGAEFLGYARQVVEQAGLLEQRYLNKKPSRQLCSISTQHYAFAVNAFVNLIKNSGADEYEFTLRETRTHEIIEDVKNLRSEIGILYRNSFNRKVLDKLLRENRLDFHPLFTAQPHIFISTQNPLAGRKAVTLADLEDYPCLSFEQGEFNSFYYSEEILSTVFHKKSIHVSDRATLFNLLIGLNGYTISTGIVSADLNGDNITAVPLQVDESIQVGWIANHQIRLSNQASAYLQELRSVLEEYGLQLQE; this is translated from the coding sequence ATGACTCTCCAGCAATTAAAGTATATGATTGAAGTTGTTAACTGCGGCTCTATTAACGAGGCGGCAAAAAGGCTGTATATTACCCAGCCGAGTTTGTCCAGTGCCGTCAAAGAACTGGAAGCAGAAATCGGTGTTGAGCTTTTTATCCGTACTTCCAAAGGAATTACTTTATCCGTGGATGGTGCCGAGTTTCTTGGCTATGCCCGGCAGGTGGTGGAGCAGGCGGGACTGCTGGAACAGCGTTACTTGAATAAAAAACCTTCCCGTCAGCTTTGCTCCATCTCTACCCAGCATTATGCCTTTGCCGTCAATGCCTTTGTCAATCTCATCAAGAACAGCGGTGCGGATGAATATGAATTTACTCTGCGGGAAACCCGAACCCATGAAATAATTGAGGATGTCAAAAATCTGCGCAGCGAAATTGGAATCTTATATCGAAACTCCTTTAACCGCAAGGTTCTTGACAAGCTGCTGCGGGAAAACCGCCTGGATTTTCATCCCCTTTTCACAGCCCAACCCCATATTTTTATCAGCACCCAAAATCCCCTTGCCGGGAGAAAAGCCGTAACCTTGGCTGATCTGGAAGACTACCCCTGCTTGTCTTTTGAACAAGGGGAATTTAACTCCTTTTATTATTCGGAAGAGATTTTAAGTACAGTCTTTCATAAAAAAAGTATTCATGTCAGCGACCGGGCAACCTTGTTCAATCTTTTAATTGGCCTGAATGGCTATACCATATCTACCGGAATTGTCAGCGCAGATTTAAATGGCGACAATATTACAGCGGTGCCGCTCCAGGTTGATGAATCTATTCAAGTGGGCTGGATTGCTAACCATCAGATCCGGCTCAGCAATCAGGCCAGTGCCTATTTGCAGGAGTTAAGGTCTGTGCTTGAGGAATACGGGCTTCAGTTGCAGGAATAA